A segment of the Felis catus isolate Fca126 chromosome F2, F.catus_Fca126_mat1.0, whole genome shotgun sequence genome:
gctgcgggattgtgggtgacctctcatgctcagatgctcagtctcaggccacggtatttggcagaaatcagtgatttttcagaacactggaagGTGCTCACAattggcactagtgtattttttgtcacttcaaagcatctatggacagtcctttggttttccatacaagagtaagcttaggaatgctctgcttcattctaggtcaggctgcctgcagatatagacccttccCTCTGCTGCCTTATCGCTAGTTGCATTAAACACAGTagatgacaagagtttattaatgcCGTACTGTAGTCAGCATCCATTAGTGAtcgtgaaagtcgtcctacacaataaccctcctctctcgtctccctcacaccagccacgatgGTTTCCAAAGGTAAGTggaggttaatttatttttctttatattttgtattttcttttttattttgtactatATGACAAATCTTCTAAGTGGAACTAAtcttctgagtttccattatttcttatagagaaatttgctttgatatacaagtgctgtggattacaagcatgtttctggaataaattaagctcccaaaccaaggttttaccgtacttaaaaattttaacaccAGCTATCTCAGAAGAGTAGAAATGAAGATCCTACAGGAAAAAGAATGGATTCCAATTACAACCACCTTCTTCAAGAAGTCTTTCCTAGCTTATCTGGTTAAAATTCCTTCATCGATTTTCTTATCACCACAGTACTAAAACTACATATATTGCTTTACCCATCCCTACTTCCATTGAATGGTCACTGTACTAAGCCCCtgggaaacaaagaaatattacTGATTATCTGCCTTAAAGTGCGGTCTAGTGGGAAAGGCAGacacataaatattataaaataatgttttaaaaggtgTAGTTACAAAGTctgaaaaagcaagcaaaaatcaACCAGGCAAGATGGTAGTCAGTAGGATATTAGAGGCAGAAGTGACTTTACGGTTCCAAACTGCCACTCTAAAACCTTGTCAGAGGCAAGAAACAGCATGTCCCaatgtttcaaaaataagagGGATAAGGCTGGAAAAGTGGACAGGACCAGAACACGAAAAGGTTTTGTATTCTATGTCAAGGTACGTCAACTCTCCTGAGGACAGTAACTGAAGGatttgaagcagaagaaaaatgtagTTGATTTTTATACAGACCACACTGGAGACTATATGTACAATGGGTTGAAGGAGACATGACTGGAGGCAAGGATTTAGTTTTATATCACAAATAAGTCTTTTCCTTGTGTACTGCTTCATGGCTCTTGGCCCACCTCCCTCATCAATTATATCACAGATTGGAGCGGGGAGGAGGACAGACACCACACCTGGAAAAGGTCTGCGACCATTGAGGGCTgttccccccagccccaccccaggctctcctacaccatttttaaatttcttttgtggCACTTGACACATTCTCCCCTGCAGTTGCTTTGATGGCATATAAGTCTTGACTGTACATATCTCTTCAGTCTGAAAATTAACTGTGCCACTAGGTTCTTTCATAGTTCCACAAAGTTAGCACAAAGTCCTTGGTAAAAAATACTGCTCAAAATAactgattggggcacctgggtggctcagtcggttaagcaatcgactcttggtctcggctcaggtcatgatctcccggtttgtgggttatAGCTCCGTgtcgggatctgcactgacagtgcagagcctgcttgggattccccctccccctctgctgcACCggtgcactctcaaaataaataaacatttctttgaaaagtAGAATTGacaaatgtagtaaaaataaataactctcaGGTCTAAATTTATAATCCTGATCTCTCACACTACATTTCCAATTGCCCAGTGAACGTCTTCGGCTGGATGTCCTATTAAGACTCTTAAACCTAAATCACATGGATCTCGATACATCTCCTACCCATTGCCAGACTAATCATGCTTCCACTCATATTTAGGTACTTATCCCAGCCCTGAGTCATCTCTGACTGTTCACGCTCTCTTACCACCATCAACACGCTGCTGCGAAATGCTGCATACGGACATCTcttgtatttctctctcccttttccactGCCCTAGTTCAAGCTTGGAAACGTCTCCctagctctctccctcccccaccaaaccTACAGTAGCTATCAGGATTGCCTTATTAAAAGAGAGATGTGATCATTGCCATTTTCCCACCTTCAAGTAGCTGGAAATTCCACGATGACAAGAATCATGCCCAGCTTCACTCACTGCTGTAATAACGCACAGCCCAAGGTTCCTGGTGCATAACTGACCCCATGATTTACTTAACCCATGAAGGTTAAAAGCCTTCAGCGAAGCTCCACTCTATACACAGTAAAGTCAGCCAGACATTTGAGTCCCAAGTTACCCTTCCAATCCTAGCTTTCACAATGTCTCAGGTTTTCCTAGGTGCCTGGTAGTAAATACTCTTCCCCCTTTGGTTCCTGTCGCATTCTCCCTCTTGTTCTACCGATGGTGAAAGGATTATTGTACTCGTCAAGTAACAGAACTTGTTCTTCTCCCCACTATTTGTGTCCTCTAGTTTTCTCCACCTGATGGTGATCCCAGCAGATAAGGGTCTTTGTGCCTTGAGTTCCTAGACCGGTGCCTGTCCCACCAGAGGCGCTCAGTAACTGGGATATGAACGCATGAATTAGTGAACGGGTCCCTTGAAGCTGTCATCCTCTCCGTcatggagggggaaggggcgggaggtgcgcatgggagggaggggactaCAGTGAACGGCCTCTCTTTTTGTAGTTTCGCTTCCTCTTATAACTGAATAGAACACATACGTTGAAAAGAGCATAAATCGTAACTGCACAGTTTGTTAATTTTCACAAGTGAGCGCACCGTGAAACCAGCACCCAGGCCGAGCACCAGAACATTAACGGCAGTCAGAAGCCTCCCTGCGCCCTCTTCCACTGAGTGCCCTTTCAACCTTCAAAAAGCGGGAGCGCTCAAGTCCTGGTGCCTGGCCGCGGCGAGCGACGCATATAAACAGAAAAGCCCAAGAATCCCCAAGGCACTCACCCACAAACTTGAAGCGACTCATGTCTGCGGCCCGGCTCCGCTCCGGCGGAAGCGGAAGTGGCGTCCGTCGTCCCGCCCTTCCGGCCGCCCCGCCCCTTGGCCCGGCCTCCCGCTTCCCGGGAGTCCCCGCGGCCTCTGGAGGAAGCGGGCGGTCATGGCGTTCTGCGCGCCGGGTGCCTACCTGACCCACCAGCAGAAGGTGTTGCGGCTTTATAAGCGGGCGCTGCGCCACCTGGAGTCGTATTGTGTCcacaggtgggagagggggacCTAGGGTGCGGGGAGGGGATCCCGGGGATCCTCAGGCCTCGGGGGACCGAGCGGCTCAAGGACAAGGAGGACAAAGTGGGAAGCCGGCCGTAGGCCCGAGTCCGAATCCAAGCTTGTCGCCCCTAGCTGCGAGACCTTGAAGAATTGTTTATCTGGCTTAGGCCTCAGTTTTCTGTTCAGGAATACCGATGGAAGTCCAGCGCTTACTAAATAAGAGCTTTCTTCGTGACCTTCTTGTTCTTAATATAAGCAACAGTAATATGTGCGTTGGTTTTTAGTTCTCAGAACAACTCTAGGAGTCAGGGATTATTTAGCCTTATTTTGCAGGTAAGGAAATAGGCAGGGAGAGTCATTTGCCAAGTCCCTCCAGCTGGTGGCTGGGCCAGGATTAAAACTCAGGTGCCTAACCCTAAAGCATCATCAGTCTCTCACCCGTCGAGTCAGCTTTCCTCTTCAGCTTCATCCAGCCCTTTCCATTATTTTCACATTCACATAATTCTTTACCAGCCATgtaattctctttcttctctctctctccatccgaGAGTAGTCTTAGGACATAGTCTTCAGACATACAGATTTTCACGACCTGGATGCAGTGCATGGTGGGGTGGCAACCCAAGATGTGTAGATGCCAGGCCTCATCGGAATCCTAAAGCCTAGTCCCAGGAGAAGAGCTTCTGGGAAAAAGCTCTAAATGATGGGAAACCAAGTAGGTCTGGAAAAGTTGGGGAGGGTATCCTTGAAGCCCAGATCGCCCATTTGTGATTATTGGAAAGCCATTGACCTGCTTCTCTGCTAGACAGAAAGATGGCCAGGCTCAATGTTGTGGAATTGTTAGTCTCTTCCCTGATTTTCCTCATTAATTCATCTGACAACATTTGCATTTCAGGTTCTTTGCTGgctactgaataaataaaaattagtaagtCCTCTTTCTCCGCTGTAGCAGCTCATGGGTTAATGGGGAAGATGGACATGTAAACAGATAACAGAGAATTACCAGTCTTACAAAGATGAAGGATTCAGATAACACTGAATCgcatctgggattttttttttttcaactttttttttttttttaaatttatttttgggacagagagaggcagagcatgaacaggggaggggcagagagagagggagacacagaatcggaaacaggctccaggctccgagccatcagcccagagcctgacgcggggctcgaactcccagaccgtgagatcgtgacctggctgaagttggacgcctaaccgactgcgccacccagcccaggcgcccctgggatttttttttttaattcatttatttttgagagagagagagagagagagagagagagagagaatccaaagaaggctccccactgttagcacagagcctgatgcggggcttgaacgtAACCAGccgcaaaatcaagagttggatgcataaccaagtgagccacctagaCTCCCCTGCATCTGGGAATATTAAAGTCCATAGTCatggaggaaagaatgaaagcatCTCCTATGATAACATTGACTCAGCGTTTTTTAAGACTTACCTCCTCTCTTAGGACTTTTCTTTCTCCGTTTGTCCTTAGTGCTCTTTGTTCTCCATGGTTACATCCCAGGTCCTTGGTAATTGGTGTATATACTTCAGGTAGTCTCATCTAATCATCTAGGACTTGAGTTACCACCTACACTCGCTGGTCTCTAGCTGTTTTCCAACTGTTCTTTGAAACTCAACTTGTCTTAATGCCTTAAAACCAGACTCTCTGCTGCCTCATTCTGATCCTTTCTCCAAATTCCTTGTCTCAGCTAATGGTGTTGTTAGTAATGGCATTATTCAGCCACTCAGCGTTAAGTTTTAGAATTGTTCTCAAATACTCTCTACTTACCAACTCTGCCAGTGACACATGTACTTGCGTGCTGTGTATAATTGGATACTGACTTTTGTAAATTCTCTCCACAGTGTAATAATGTTAGTAGCTGACATTATTGAGCAGAGGAGGTACCAGGCACTGTCTGAAGTGTGTTTGTATGATTTGGTTTGTCAGATCTTTAGGATAACTTTAAGATCTAGGTACTGTTACTAACACTTGTAGAGGAGGAACCCATGGCCTAAAGACATTACCCCCAGGTTACATGGCGAGTAAGCTAAGATTTAGTCCCAAGCAATTTGATTTCAGCAGACACTCTCATAATTCTGTAGCATAAatgtctctctcctgtctcctacCAGCACAGTTGCCTGCTTCACGCTCTTCTCATCTGTGGCTTGGATTATTGAAAGGCTTTAAATGATCTCTGCCTACCATTTCTTCTAGAACCTGACCTTAATTTGCCTACAATCCTGCAGTTAGTGTcggagtcaggattcaaactccTATGTCTCTGATTCCGGCAATAGAATTGTGTAACACCTCCCTTCctactcatctttgtatctccagaATTTAGCACAGTACCTTGCACAAAGTAGGCGGAAATTCAGTAAGTTGTCATTTAATGCATGTTGAATGATCCTACAGAGGctatagtttttctcttttgcaaattatctttttttgttgtttgaatctgcatttttttttttggaggagaaaGTGGGGAAAGTGGTTAGGTTGTATTTaatacagtgtttttaatttttttttaatgtttatttttgagagagacagagtgtgagcaggggaggggcagagagagggagacacagaatccgaagcagctccaggctctgagctgtcagcacagagcccaatgcaaggttcAAACTTAGAgttcaggagatcatgacctgagctgtagtcagaagcttaaccagctgagccacccggatgcccctaaTACAGTTTCttgttttccccctcccccactgtcggGGGCAGGGGAACTGCAGAGCAAGCAGTCCTAACGATGTGGCTGTTCCATTGGCAGGGCCTGGGGAAGGTCCAGGTAGTCATGCTACATAACCAGAAGGGCTTAGTGGAAGTACAGCCTCTTGTCAGGCAGTAATCCTGCTCAGTTGAGTAGATAACATTTCTAATCTCCAAAACCATTTTGATTTAAGGGACAAATACCGCTACTTTGCTTGTTTGCTGAGAGCTCGGTTTGAAGAACATAAGAATGAAAAGGATATGGTGAAGGCCACCCAACTgctgagggaggcagaggaagaattcTGGCACAATCAGCACCCTCAGCCGTACGTCTTCCCCGAGTCTCCAGGAGGGACCTCCTACGAGAGATATGAGTGCTACAAGGTGGGCGAGCATCGCGGGGGCAGCCGCAGACTCTGTTCCTCTCATCCTGAACCCTTGGCCCCAAAACCACCTGCCCCAGGGAGGCCAACTTCTTTCTGACAATTGTGAATACTTTTCTGCGGTGTCTGTTTCCTCTCTCCCAGGTGACATTTAGGCTTTTCTTTCGGAATTCAGCTCCAGAGTCTTGCGGTATCTTTTTGACAAAGGAAGGGGCTAAATTACTTGGTGTATATCACCCACTCTTGCATCTTAAAGGTAACCGATTTGGGTTGTGCTCACTATTTCTGAGCAATTACAGGTAACAATTCCACGTAGCAGGAAGAGTGCAGATCAGGGAGCAGTGGTGCCGGCTCTCTGTGGACTGGCCTTGAGGTTTCTCGGCCCTGGGCTCCTTGACTCTGAGCTGCCCTCTGCTGCTCGCTGCGTTGTGCCAGAAACGGTCTGGTGTGTGCGGTGCTTCAAAATATCCCGTCAGTTTTGCCTTCTGCCTCCTGGGCAGGCCCTGTGGCTGGCACGTCAGTGCCTCCCTTGGGCCAACGCGGTGATTTCGTCTCCGGACAGGTTCCTGAGTGGTGCTTAGACGACTGGCATCCGTCCGAGAAGGCGATGTATCCAGACTACTTTGCCAAGAGAGAGCAGTGGAAGAAGCTGCGGAGGGAGAGCTGGGAGCGGGAGGTGAGTCCTCCCCGCCTTTCGCCGCAGAGCTCGGCCCGCATGGGCGGCACGGGAGCGCGCTCGGGTTTTGTTCCCCGTGCGCAGAGGCCCAGGTTCCGGTGATGACAGTCACCGTGGCCCCTTGCCTCCCAGATATACTTCCTGGTATATCTAGATGTTCCTAGATGTGTTAAATGTAGCACTTACAGGCTTCACGCAAACAGGTGGCGATGTGTCGCTGGTCTCTGGGTTTTCTGCTATTttgcttctcccctcctcttcctcagtcCTTTGCCTGACCTGCTTGCCATCCCCGCGTGTCCCTAACTTTCCTCTCCATCCGTGCCTCAGACACTTTTCACTGCGGAGGTCTGAGTTACGTTTTTAAAAGCTGAGCGTTGCCATAGTGGGAAGGGTGTGCTgaagagggtgggaggagagatggAGAAGCCGGTTGGGGGTTGCACCAGGGCGGATGCAGCGGATAGGGAAGGGGCCGATTCAGGATGTCATTTGGAGGGACATGAAGGCTGACTGGATGCAGCCATGAGGGGGTGCGTGAGGGACAGGGAGGAATCGAGAATGAGTTCCAGGTTTCAAGCTTTAACACCTGGAGTTTGGTGATGATTTATTGAGCTGGAGAAGATGAGGGAAAAACAGGTGTCGGAGGGACAAGCAAGCGCTTGGTTTTCAGTTTGTTAAATTTGAGAATACTGTGAGACCCAAGTGCAGATGTCAGTAGGTGACTTTGGGTGTACGAGTTGGGAACTCAAAGGAAAGATTTGAGTTTGAAATAGAAATTTGTGACATATCCGTTGTTTTAAAAGCTACAgagtggcacctggatggctcagtcgtttgggtggccgacttcagctcaggtcatgatctcatggtctgagttcgagccccacatcgcgctctgtgctgacagctcagggcctggagcctgcttcgaattctgtgtctccctctctctctcttcccctccccagcttgtgctctcccttaaaaataaatggataaacattaaaaaataaagccacagaAACGTGATTCTTaagagagtggagagagacaAGCAAAGTCACAGGCGCTCCCACCTGTGGAGGTCAGGAAAGGAGATGGCAGAGCCccctgcaggggagaggggtgacaGCAAGTCCAGGACAAAGTGTTTCAGGAATGGCTGGTCAGCGTTGGTCACCTTTGCCGAAAGTTGCTAAAAAGTGGAATAGAGTGACGCCTGGAAATAATGACCACAGATTGCGGCCACGGGAAGGGCATTAGTGGCCTTGGCGAGGGCCTTTTTTGGAGGGTTTAATGGCACTGGTGGGAGcaagtggaaaagaaagagaagacagctGTGGGGTTGGGGGCGAGGGATTCTTGAGAAGTTTCGCTGGAACTGGAGACCgaggcattattttcttttaagataaatatGGATGCATGTGTACTGAtgaagagatggggagggagagaaacggACGAGATTGAAGCGAGGTGAAAAGGTCAAGGAGGAAAGCTTTCGAGAAGAGGGATGGGATCCCAGGCATACGTGGAGGCCTTTGAAAGGAGAACAGGTTCTCCCTCCATGAGAATTGGACGAAAGATGCGTGGAAGTACATTTGGGCCAGAAGTTTTGGTGATGGGAAAAGGAGAGTTGTACGGGACGGCTTCTCTTTTTTGCGAGGAGGAGAAGGCATGAAGTGGGCGCAGCCTGTTTGGAGAGTGTGGGAAGGATGTGGTAGCCGCGGGAGAGGAGCACCCCGGGAATAGGAAGATCGCCAGGTGGTGGTGAAGGCCCGGTTGAAGCTGGGAATGGCTCGTGGGTTGGCACCAGTTGtgccagcatttttttctttctagcaaTCCAGGCGGTCTGGTGCAGACTGGAAGTGAGTGGTTACCGTTTGTCCAGTCGAGAGTGTCCAAGACCAGAGGCTGTTCAGGTGATTGTTCCGGTGGGATCTAAGTGGGTAGAGGCGGCACGGAGACAGGAGgctggtggagagagaagggcaaGCTGGGTCAGGAGGTCTGTGAACCGGCCATCTCTTGAGTTTCAAGAGCATCTTCAAAGGGACGTTTAAGCACGAGCCGGAGAGGGGCACTGTGTTTGTATAGTGGGATATCTGATTCATGATCCGAAAGTCATATGGGTGCTTGTGATAAGGTCCAGGATGTTGACGGCAGGAAGTCCTTGGCCAAGGCGGAGTGGAAAGAAAGTCATTGTGACCAGGGAGGGCAGTGTTTGCTAAGGGATGTCTCCTCTTTGGGAAAGGGGGCAGGGGTGTATTTACTCATGGAGAGCAGTAGGTTCATTCTGCAGTCAGTCACCGGTGACCCCTCCATAGAAACGTTCTCCCTTTACCTCATCCGCCTGACATGATTAAACAGCACATATGTTGGAGACGCCGGTCACCCACAATCCAGAACTTTTTCTGAAGGAAGTTCCAGAAAAAATCATGGCTCTGGCGAGTGGGTCTCTTACATGTCCTCTGTCAGGACAGGGATAGTCTTGGAGGTCTCTGGAACCGGGGGGTGACTGGACAACATCAGGCAGAATGGAGCACGTTTTCACGTGTGATTTCACTTTATATCTTGTTCTGGTTGCTACTTGGGGGGCTTTAAAATGAACATCTCTAACATAGAAGAATTAAGGTTTCCTAATGGTGCTTTTGGAGAGCTCTTAGCTGAGacacaaaaatgtctttttagggAGTACAGGTGGGGGACCATAACAAGGGGTAATTGTCGCAATTTTGCTTGGTGAGtaagggacaggggcagagggttTCTTGGCTCTGCTGTTTTAAGAAAGGGAAAACCTTTAAGGAGAATTGTTTCTCTGAGTTAAACTGTGGGTATAAAAATAAGGCAGGTATATAGAAAAAACCCTTTGCGGTAGTGAGAGCCAGAAAGCATGTAAATGTGACACAGGTTCAAAGCAGATACTTCACATTTTCCAGTCAGTTTGACTCTAAttgttcctcccttcccccttctagGTCAAGCAGCTGCAGGAGGAAACCCCAGTCGGTGGTCCCAACACTGAAGCTTTGCCCCCGGCCCGAAAGGAAGGCGATTTGCCCCCCCTGTGGTGGCATATTGTGACCAGGCCCCGGGAGCGGCCcatgtagagagagaggaagacgcctCGCCTGTCACGCTTGCGAGTGAAATAAGTTACAGAACGGGCACACACGTGCCGTAATAAAAATAACTCCATGTGGTGTGACTGATGTGTTCCTCTGCGCGTTAACGTGACACCAAGTGGCTGTGCCGCTGTCGTCTCCCGCCACCTGTGCCAGAAGTATGCGGAGTGTGGTCAAGTGTCCTCTGCCCAGGGAGTCCTGTCGATAGCGCGTATCATCAGGGACAGCTGCACAGAACCAGATACAGGAGTTACTCTGAAGATGAGTCACAGACTCCAGTTGAAGGCTCAGGGGCTGCAGTACGAAGTCTAGGGAAGGGGTGTGAGGATTGAGGGCTTGAGATACCATTTTTGGTTTTCTAAAGGTGCCACGAATGAGATTTTAGGTGGTTAAAAGAAAACCTCGAAGCAGCACACACTCAAGTATGATGGGGTTTGTGGGGTTCACGCAGGATTGGAGGTTTGGGGGTTGCAGTGAAAGGGTCCAGTCTGAAACTGTGACACCTATTTTGGAGGCACTGTTCCAGCCTTGCTTCCTCTCCTGTGGCCTGGATTGTCACAGGGAAGGGGACAGCAGCACTCTTTATATGTTGGAAGAAGCTTCTCTAAAAGCTAGAGCCATTTTTAGCATCAGCCAACCCACCTGCTTTTAGTTTGTGATAGCTCATTAGAACTGTGTTCACATAGTTCATCGATTGAGGCAACTCATGTTCTCGGGGGTTCACGGCCATGACAAAAAGAACGTTCTGTGGGTGCTCTGAGTAAGCCCAACCGGAGTCTCCGGGTGTCTTCTAACAGCTAAGACTTGCGACTGACTTTTAATAAGTCTTGAAATACcgttttttgttttctagtggTTCTTTATTTATAATGTAGGCTGAAGCAATTGTTACAAGGTAGAAGGGAGACACATTACACAATTGTTATTTATACAAGTTTAGAACAAAAAACTGCACAGGGAGAGGTCAACTCTCAGTACAAACTAGCAACTAAACCACAATAATTTACCTTGAGAAacgatttctttatttttagctgTGACACTGCTTTTACAATAtgcaaaaacacaaacagaactaCCCAAGGTGTTTTGTCACATTCTTTCTACATTGAATTTGgcaacattttatattaaatttattcagATTATACTAACGTTTAAAAACTAAACACGTGAAAAGCTGTACCAAGGTACAGTCACATCCGTTTATTTCGAAGGTTTAAAATACCACTTTTATCTATTGTAATTACCTTGCAGTGATTTCTGCTTTTGCAAAAACCATCTCAAGCATCATATGCACAATGCATCAGCTACTTTTAGTCATCAAGATTGGTGGGCTAAACCACAGGCACTACTGTTGCTTATATTCTGTAGAAGGAgcttgtttttcaaagaaaaaaaagcttaaataGTTTCTAATAATCATGCCTTTGCTTTAAAGCCGTAACATAAAATGCCCTTGAGCAATCACAGCAGTGTTAAATGTTAATATACAGAACAGTGACTATACAGGTACGTTACTCTCACATCCAATGCACTTATGTATTAAAGCATAAGATTATGTAATTGAAGATTAGAGCCAACAGAAACCTGCAGGGTCTGGGGGACCCACCAAGCTCCTGTTCGTTCGGAGGAACGGACCCAATTGCTTAAGGGACCTGCTTGGTTTTTTCAAACCCGGCTGTCTTCTCCAAACAAGATCCCTTTTAAACCTACAAATCTCTGTTGGCTTTAGGGAATGGGCATTAGAACAAATCGAACTTTCACTTAAAGTAAGAAAAGACATAAATCCATTCCAAAAACATTACCTAGAATACAAAAAAAGGGACAGTATAGTGGCCAGATTCCCAGTGACAATAAATAAATCCTCCTCTCTTCAATGTTTGGTATGATGCCAATTCactgccatttgttgaaaagaagataagaaaaacaagCCCCCAGATTGGTAAACACATTGGCAAGTTGCTAGATTCCAAGCTGGTTACCCTTGTTAAATCCGCTCgagttttttcaaaatatttgggcTTTTCAACGCGCCCAGCCTGCTGGGCACAGTTAAGTAAAAGGCATTTATTTGCTATATCTAAGAATTCCCTGCtctcatcattttaaaatgttcttcacatttttaaaactgcctTACCCTTTTTGGACGCATTTGGATCCCATGAAAGTGGGTACAAGAGACGAGTAACTGAAGTGGGGGGTTCTAGGTCTAACCGGCGGCAGCAGCATGCACGGGATTGGAGGTGGGTGCTGTGCAGTCAAGAGGAATCGTGGGAGAAAGGAAGTCCTTAAACACCCTACAGAAACAGACACTGCAATCCAGTATGGCTTGTTCGGATGCATTTACCATGAAGATACTAGAAATTCAACCTACAAGGCTACTCTTAAATGTTAACAGGATCGGCTATGTTGACAGTGTGCCCCTCCCACGGCCCTCCCCCCAATCCCAACAGAGTCTACCATTTCCAGATTCACTTCTCTCTGAATATTGCTCATCAATTGTTACTCCTGCTTTTCTCAGCCAGAACATACTACGTTTAAGTGAAGATTTTacccctttatccattttgtttgtaCATTAAAATAACTTGAATTTGCTTCTAAGCCAGACTACTAACAATGCATCTACAAAAGcttgcaggaaaaagaaaagagagaaaagaaaaagcgaAGTATAGttatcctttttttctgaaattaactACTTCGTGGTTCCCCTGCCCcgaccaccccccgccccattatgcatttaaaattttacaaagacTTGTAAAAAAGTTAAATGGAATTTGGCACCTTcagaaaaatcaaaagggaaactAAGATTAAAATGTgcagaaagaaaactgtcaatatttacaaattaaaagatCAAAGTTATGTCAGT
Coding sequences within it:
- the NDUFB9 gene encoding NADH dehydrogenase [ubiquinone] 1 beta subcomplex subunit 9 isoform X2 — protein: MAFCAPGAYLTHQQKVLRLYKRALRHLESYCVHRDKYRYFACLLRARFEEHKNEKDMVKATQLLREAEEEFWHNQHPQPYVFPESPGGTSYERYECYKVPEWCLDDWHPSEKAMYPDYFAKREQWKKLRRESWEREQSRRSGADWK
- the NDUFB9 gene encoding NADH dehydrogenase [ubiquinone] 1 beta subcomplex subunit 9 isoform X1 yields the protein MAFCAPGAYLTHQQKVLRLYKRALRHLESYCVHRDKYRYFACLLRARFEEHKNEKDMVKATQLLREAEEEFWHNQHPQPYVFPESPGGTSYERYECYKVPEWCLDDWHPSEKAMYPDYFAKREQWKKLRRESWEREVKQLQEETPVGGPNTEALPPARKEGDLPPLWWHIVTRPRERPM